Proteins from one Oncorhynchus masou masou isolate Uvic2021 chromosome 12, UVic_Omas_1.1, whole genome shotgun sequence genomic window:
- the npvf gene encoding pro-FMRFamide-related neuropeptide VF, which translates to MFHRDKMLPVTATLRTTMSMFTLVILGCLGFQGVMASDSRAYRMSMNNDNDGHTTSQRQTSNEIPRSIEVDDFKMNVVPTSGKVILAPTVVRLYPPPVKTPHLHANLPLRFGRDSLPDDTHSPKTTLNLPQRFGRAQGSGATEPTSCIECPHVGTLPSATLPQRFGRNEFNRRYPFRAMAFFSRRSEPVPNGNIRQQDYNSNDFGSEEAEPLEQGLKSSTLDFLLWNS; encoded by the exons ATGTTCCACAGAGACAAGATGCTTCCTGTCACTGCCACTTTGAGGACGACCATGTCGATGTTCACCTTGGTTATTCTGGGGTGTTTGGGGTTCCAAGGGGTGATGGCCTCTGACTCTAGGGCGTACAGAATGTCCATGAACAACGACAACGATGGGCACACCACCAGTCAGCGACAG ACAAGCAATGAAATACCACGGAGTATCGAGGTGGATGATTTCAAAATGAACGTAGTGCCGACCAGCGGCAAAGTCATCTTAGCACCGACCGTGGTCCGACTCTACCCGCCACCTGTCAAAACGCCGCACCTTCATGCCAACCTCCCGCTTCGCTTCGGCCGGGACTCCTTACCTGACGACACCCACTCACCCAAAACCACCCTTAATTTACCGCAACGGTTTGGAAGAGCACAGGGGTCTGGCGCAACGGAACCGACGTCGTGTATTGAGTGTCCCCATGTCGGGACACTGCCCTCCGCCACCCTGCCACAGAGGTTCGGCAGGAATGAATTCAACCGCCGGTATCCTTTCCGAGCTATGGCCTTTTTCTCACGCAGGTCCGAACCCGTGCCAAATGGAAACATTAG GCAGCAAGACTATAATTCTAATGATTTTGGCTCAGAGGAAGCAGAGCCACTGGAGCAGGGTCTGAAGAGCTCCACGTTGGATTTTCTCCTCTGGAACTCTTGA